The region GCGGActgggaaggagaaggattgaTCCATGGTTGTTGGGGATCAAACGAGTTGGGGCCAGAGTTGTTCACGAGGTCGAGGTTGGTACCGGCTTGAGTGACGTTTGCTATTTGACGGCTAGTGTCGTCCAAGGAATCGTTGAGACCAGGGAAAacgggagagagggaagaaaacaTGGCATCCAGCATTTGATACTCGTTGTTCGCGGCTGTTCCAGCTGTGGTCGAGTAACCAGAGTAAGTTCCAGGAGTGATCTCTGCACTCTGTGTCCCCCACACATCGCTTTGGTTCATGCTCATACCCGGTGCAATGTTAATGTTTGGTGTAGGATTTTGGCGCTGTATGGCATTAGCGAGCCAGACATCTTGTATTTGCGAATCCGTCGACTGGGTGGGTAAGGTAGCCATGGTGGGGAGACTTTGGTGTATGGATTGAGGTGACATGCTGTGAACGCTGGATGCTTGTGACTGCATCGACGATGATAGTCGTTCATCACCTTCCATCAAATACTTGGCCTTTTTCCTCACGCCCTCCACACACTTATCCGCCATTCCCTTTTTAACACATCTCGTACACGGTCGTTCTACAATCATTCATCAGCTTCGTTCCATTTCTGCTTTAAAATCTCGACCTCACGCTCATCACACGTTAAATGGCTCTTTTGGCACGCCAAACACGCTTTCGCAACTTTTTTCCTAGCCTTTCTCTCCGTCCCTAAACCCTGCGGCTTCGCTTTTGGATTCTTGCTTTTCGGTCTCCCCCTTCCTGAATCACCTCCAAAGACAGGTACAAGCGGCTTCTCCACTGCGACAGGCGGTGGGATTGCCGTCGGCGCAACGGTTGTGAGACTACCGATACCACCAACATAGATCCCAGAACTTGACCTTCCAAGACCACTAGGGTTGATCATGTGGTAGCCTGAGCTGGTGCTAGGTCTGTGATGGTGTTGAGATGGGGCATAGTTGAACAGGCTCGCATTGGGCGTGGGAGTGCTGTTGGTGAAGGATAAAGGCGACCCGGCCGAGGATAGGCCCTCAGGGTGGACCCACTGGTGGTCTTGCATGGTTTGGTGGTTGCTAAAAAGGAGTTGAACAAGTGAATCGACGAGCGATGCTCGCTGTACGGGGTCGAGCTGTGAACGAATGAGACTGGATGCAATCTAACGGCTTGCGTCTCCCGTGAAGGATTGATTACGTACGCAAAGTCGGGAGTTTGCGAGGGAAGAGTGGAGGGTGGGGAGATGCCGGAAAGCGggtgaggagagaagggtggaGGGACGGGCTGCTGCTGACTGAAAATGCAGGATAAGAGTTACCTCTCATTGAGGGGGAAAGGTGTTGACAAAATAGTCTGAGAACGAATAAATAATTATTGCTGCGGTGATCGCCTTAAGGCGAAAACGGAAGCAAATTTTTGTCCCCAAGACCGGACAACAAGCCGGCTGCCGAcactcctcctccgccccGGGTATAGGCATAGCCTTTTCGAACAGTTGAGCTCCTCTGGCTGAAATACCGACAGTACAAGCTCACTGTAGAGTGCCAACGGCAACATGAGAAGATATGCATGGTCATAGGCATCTTCACGTACATCACCACAAGCCAAAAGTAGATATAAGAACAACAGACAACACCAATCTACAGAAACAGTCAAAAAAGGTGATATGCTACAGAAATGCGAGTGTTCAAGACCCTAGAAAAGATTTCTATCGTCCATATTCACTCCCAACGGCTTCCCATTCACTATCCGTCCTCCCCTCATCCGCTTCACTTTCACTGATGCTCACTACACTCATCGGACCCCTTCTCTGCGGGTGAGGGTAAGAAGAAAGTCCGCTAGCATGAGCGTGAGAAGGCGGAGGTGGCATGACATAAGTCAAACCCAAAGTATCAATGAAAGCGTCACCTCCAGCATTGTTAGACATGTTGCAAAGGTTTCCAGCTTGGGATCTGGGTGAACCGCTAGAGCCGGAGAGAGTCCGACTGAGCGGAGTGGGAGAATACGCTTCAGCATCTTCGAACCCAGTCGTACTCGTCTCTGCTAGAGAAaccacatcatcttctcgcgcccctcctccttcccgGTTCATCCTAGGAGAATCAACGGACCCAGCGGCCGCTCCCTCGCCCATCCGATCATGCCTGTCAAAGGTGAGCTCGTTGAGCGCTTGAGGGATATACGTCGGCGAACTTTGTTGACTAAGGGATAAGAAAGAAAACGTAGTACTCGGTGCGAGTGCCAAGCCGGAGCCAGTCACaggagaaaagggagaaggagaagtaaAGATATCCCCCTCTTCATTGGGTGAACTTACACCTACAGCTGAAATTGGTGAGGACAGGCGGACAGGTATATGGGTATTTGACcatgaaggaggagcagatCGAGAAGGTGGGGTGAATGTACTGGGTACGTTGAAGATGACTGATCGAACTTCCGCATCTTGAGCAGAATCGGGGCGAGTGACGGTATATTCTGGCGTCTGCCACCCTTTAGCAGCGGAAGTACCCACAGCACTAGTAACAGGTGTTGGTGCTTTGAATGTTTTGAAAGGTTTTCCGATCATGTTAGGGGAgggagacgatgaagatgatggcggCAGTTCAAAAAGTGGGTTTGCTGGCTTGAATTCCGACTCAAACTCCTCACTCCCAGCTCTTTtactccctctcctccttaaactctttccttcaccCCTCCGCTCACCTCCTGGGCTTAAGATGGCAGTGGAAGTACCGATCACAGGCATGGCTATCGCTTTtccatccacctcttcatcttcttcttcatcttcaacccTTTCATACCGGTGTCCccgaggatgacgatgaaaaTAATGCACAGAAGGCACGCCAACCCTGTCCGCAACAGCCTCAGCTCTAGATCGCGATGTTTCCCATGCTGACTCGATGTACGGTGCCAAATGGGGATCGTACACAAACTAAAGAAAGTGAAAGTAAGTTAGCTTTTATCTTAATAGTCATGGGCATGCGATTGTAGCAAGATACTTGTAGCCAAGGGGGGAAGAAACAAGGAGGACGTACTTTTTTGAACATGTACCCCGTACCGATGACGGCGATCGTACCTAGAATAATAGGAGCCGCAGCTGGCATGATGGGCAATTAGATACTGGATATACTTTTCCCCGGAACTGTTGGAGCTCGTGCGAGCTTTTTTGTAGCGCCTGTAGCCCTTTGTAGTGTTAATTGGTGAGGGTGAAACTTCCTTCTGTACTGCAAGTGACGGAATTGTCTTCTTTTTATATGATTTCAGTAATGTCAACGTATTCTAGGTTGAAGGAAGTTGACAATCAATTATGCGTTGACTGTTTGAACGTGTATGATGTACGATGTATGTCCTTCAGGCGACAAGTGACGAGCGATTATCAAGCTGAGGTCGGACTCGAGTGGCAAATCACTACCGTCGACAGGCCCAAGCTGGATTTGTGTGAACGGCTACTAGACGTTTGCGGAATGAATATTTTTTGGTGGCAGAGTGAAGATATCCTCCCAGAAttgaaggcaaggaaaaaaTACTGGAGAAGTTGTATATATGTATAAACATAAAATGTGCATAGTTATTAACAGCGGATTATGGACCGATCACAGCTACTCGTTCGACGTCACTTTTTTGGTTGTGATGGAGGCGTCGTAAGAATTTAACTGCGGCAGCAGCATTTATCGAATGCACAAAAAGACAATTAAAATAATTATAATTGTTATCAAGCTTTGCCTTCAATATCTTAGCCCTTCGACACTCGCACAGTTATTCAGAAGTAGAGCATGGAGTAGTGCATGCACACCAGCGTCAAGTATGAAGTACTTTTATGCTCACCAACCATCTTCGTCCCAGACTTTCACATcagatcatcatcagctgCTGCCGTCGGCCGTCGGCCTCTCCCGCCGACGAACGCCGCGACGACGATCGACGAACAATTAAATTGATGTGGCACTATCCCACTTTCCCTGGTGCCCAGTTCCCCCCCACCACCTGCTGCACCGTCGCCGTCTTGCTCCTGTTTCCTCGCGCCTCCGCCGctctttcaccttctttGCATCTTCCGGTTTCCGTCTTCCAATAACCCGCCACGAAGAACATTCaaagcctcttcttctttcgtcgTTGCCCCCCTTACCCTCCGTTAGGGCAAGGACGTTCGCGAtgtgaggaggagggaaaaaCCGAAAATAGGGTCAAGTTATGGGACCAAAcaataaaaataaaaataagAACAAGTTAACATCATTTGATCGTCCTGATCGGCATGATTTGTGTTCCTTACCGCGCGCCCATCTATCGGGAAAGCTCAACCTTGCCCCGTTCGATTCACTCCGTCAGCGCTGGGGTTTCGCCCATGTAAAAAACCTTCTGCATCTCCacttcgtcttctccctctctcccgACAATCATTGCACAACCACTTCTTCGCTTTAAAGCCTTCTTATAAATCTTTACAACTTTCAATGGAGACGAAGCCGAGAGCCTGcccaaaggaaaagttCTCTGTGAGACGAGCGAAAGCGCACCACCAGGAAGACTGACAGACAACAGACACGGCGTTCATGCCTCTGCGTCCAGGGACACGGATACCTCGGAATCAGCACCCAAATCGCCTTCCCTTCTCGCCAAAGACTATTCTCTttcatccccttcatcctccacaaaCAGCGGGACGCCCAACTCTTCTGTTCTACCCACTCcactttcccttcccaccTCCAGAGAGAGTGCCAAGACTCTAGACCAAGCTCTCCACCCTCGCCCCAGAACTCAATGCTGTCGACCTGTACGTCGAGCTTTCCGAGCAGGCTCTTGACCAGGCGTCAATCATGTCGACACTGGCTGCTACAGAGCGTGTCAAATCTCCCAACACTATAGCCAATCTTGTCGCTCGTGCTCAGCTTGCGTCGGGCGAATCGTCGCTTGAGATGCTTGGACACACTTTCGCCTTGGGCGTGGAgcttgatgaggatgacttTAGGGCGCTCTTACAGGATATGGCGCTGTTGTCAAACGAGTGTCGGCAGCGGGCAGCGAAGCTCAAGGGTCACAAGGGGGCTGTTGTGTCCACTTTGGCTTGGGAGTCACTCAGGCAACTTGTCGATGCCAAGATAATTTACGCCAATATGTTACGATGGGTCtggaggcagaggaagcCTAGAAGGAATGGGCATACCAAGACCGAGAATCCGGGTTCGTTTGGGACGCCTTCGAGAAATCATGATACGAGAGAAAATGTGGGCCAGGCaatcaaggaagaaggtgagggTGATATCGAgcctcatcctttccctGTTAAACATGGCTCGGTTTGTCAAAGTCAGGCCCCCTCTAGTCGCCAGGAATCcaactcttcatcaaacgaTTCCGATGGTCTTGACGCTGCTCATCGCAAGGGATCAAACCCTCTCATCGCGGTCAGCGAAGATGCCGagctttcctctttcgcAATTCATCCCCGCTACAGGTCATCTGCCACGTCCATCCCTACTCCAGGCCGTCGAAGCGCCTGGCTTCCTTCACCTACAGATATGTCGTCACTCTATTCTTCTCGTAATCAATCTATTGCATCTCATGAAGGCAGCCACGAGGGTCTGCCAGTATTGTACCGCACTCAAAGGATATCCTCGACCGGTTCCCTCATTTTGCCGAATGGTATTAGTGCATGGAACAGAAACCCTCCGTCATGTACATCCCGTCCGACGATGAGTTTCAGGCTGTTCATTCGTCAGATCTTGTCAAGTCTGCGTGGATATTACTTGAGGCCAGCGTCAAACATTACAGAATGCGTTTTAATATCCTCACTGACTCCAACCTCCCCGCCGCCCAGCCCGAGCCAAGAATGAAACCCTTGTCGCCATCGCCTATTCTGCTATGTTAATGGCTTCTCTCGCTCCTCGTTTCTTCCTTGCaagcgagaagagagaagctCTGCTTGTTTCAGCAGAAGTTTATAGTACCTGGGCCGCCCGTGAAGTGGGCTGGTCATTCCTTATTGAGGGTACAGAAGCTGCCCTTTTGGCAGATAGACGTACCAACTCGTGGCGCGCAGATGAGGCAGGTAAACGTGCAGCAATGTTGCTGGTCAGGATTTGGTGGCATCGTGCTGTTACAAGTCAAACGATCGATGTCGACACTAAAACTCATGCGAAGGATGCGGTGGAAACGGTAGTGAAGAGAAtgaaagataaagaaggggtgaaggaaggagatgtctTTAGAATGAAGCATTGGCTGTACGTGCAAGAGGGGGAGTTGGATGCGGCCGAAGGGTTATTCTGGAGGAGTGTATGTAGGAGCTTGAGAGGTGGCCGTGGATTCGTTATGAGACAGAATTCAtagaaaggaaaaggaggcaTCGGGCGTCTGGCGAGTGGAGCACTTCAGTTGTAAGGTCATGTACGTAGGCCTTGTAATATTTGCCAGCCTTATAATCATGGCTTGTGACTTTCTGTATGCTTCGCAATCTTGATGCCCTACAACCGATAGCCGATAGCAATTATCGTATCAGATTAGCAACAACATTATCTTGACATCCTTTCGCCAGGTCGCTCACGTCATGTCATCAATACAGCATCAAATTGCTTCTTGTAGTTCTGTTTATGGATTTTCAAGGtggttcttcttcttctgttggCCGGACTTGCAGCGGGACCAAAATGCGTTGCCGGCGGAAAATGATTCCTTCGTGATGGCGTCCCTGGTCCCTGGACTGGGTGCTTGGATGcccagccttcttctgagTAGACCACATGGAACATTTATTCTTTTCATGTTTTCTAATCATATCAGATAACGACCACAAATTATCTTTTTATCTCCTTTTTGTCCAAAGAAATAGTCATCTACTCCTGCGATACCCTCTTTTCGCCATCCCATTGCCGCTGTACACCAGCCGCTATGTTCATTCCCCGCCAAGAAGTCCCAGCTGTGCAATATGAATCCCCCGAATCCCAaagctcctcttcatcgtcatcagcGACAACAAACATAACTTTTATTTCAGCGTTCTCCAAGATAGACCCATCGACAAATAACAGAAGCATGGACAGCCCCATGGCAGGCAATGGAGAAAATGGTGAGGTTGGAGAAGCGTCGGGATCTAACCAGAATGGAGACAATGCTTCAGAGACTGCGCAAGAGCGTCGTCGAATTGTCAGGTCTGTCTTCCTGCTTCTCATCGGGTAGCTCAAATGGTTACATGTGCTGATAAACCATTCTCAAGCAGAGGAAAAACTGGTTGTATAACATGCAGACtacggaagaagaggtgtgACGAGGCAAAGCCAATTTGTGCGACATGTTCTCGGCTGGGAATCGAGTGTATGGGTTATGGCGTAAAGAGACCAAAATGGTTGCGAGAAAAAGATAATGCGCAAAAAGCCAAGGAACACATGTATGTCACCTGAACCGCTTCTTTAGAAGAGGTATTTCTAACACCGGCGCATAGCAAAGCAACCGTTATGAAGAGGTCGATGGCACGGGGCCAAGGCGCTGCTCCTGAACATGAGGACATCTACATGTATAACGGCGATGTCAACTTGTCTGCCTCTACAGATACGGTAATGAACAATATatggggaggagaggataaTATGGTTGGCGCGGAGATGGCCGATACATACGACTGGGGCCCACCTGGTTCAGCAGCTGATTTCCTCCAAGCTATCAGCCTCGCTCCTTCTATCCCCGTCCCCCCACTGGATCCAAGAGGCAATACAGACAGCACAATAAACTCTGTTGATGCTTTTTCATTACCATTCTATGCCCCAGGGCCTGATCCATCGATCTTCCCACCTGCGCCTGCTACCAA is a window of Cryptococcus neoformans var. neoformans JEC21 chromosome 10 sequence DNA encoding:
- a CDS encoding expressed protein, producing MSTLAATERVKSPNTIANLVARAQLASGESSLEMLGHTFALGVELDEDDFRALLQDMALLSNECRQRAAKLKGHKGAVVSTLAWESLRQLVDAKIIYANMLRWVWRQRKPRRNGHTKTENPGSFGTPSRNHDTRENVGQAIKEEGEGDIEPHPFPVKHGSVCQSQAPSSRQESNSSSNDSDGLDAAHRKGSNPLIAVSEDAELSSFAIHPRYRSSATSIPTPGRRSAWLPSPTDMSSLYSSRNQSIASHEGSHEGLPVLYRTQRISSTGSLILPNGISAWNRNPPSCTSRPTMSFRLFIRQILSSLRGYYLRPASNITECVLISSLTPTSPPPSPSQE